The DNA region CTCCTCCAAGCCACTCTGCTATATTCTTGACTCATTTCGCCCGGTGAAGCCTCATGCTGCTAATGCCTGGCCTTGCTACAATTATCTTTCCATTTCTCTTCTGCTCGCCGGAGttatcactctctctctctctcttgcgcgAGCGCTCGGTAAggggtttgtttgctgtttttattaGTTTAATTTAGTTTGCTGGGGCAGCTGGGAAGGGCAGCGCCGGAACACTATCCATCGATAGAATTACCGGCCCGCTCTGCCGGCCAACCCAGTACCGGAGACGCCCGAGCGGAAAGGAACTGATTAggttttggtgtgtttgtttttgtctgctgctgctgcttctatGGAGGTCTTTCGCGGTGTGTTTGTTGATGAGCGTGGGGCTTGTTTATATTCTGGCTAGTTGGGCTCTTTCTTTCGaatttttgttgatgttgttcaCTTATCTTTGTTCTAAGGAGTGTGTTGGATAATGGGATGAGCAGATTTACATCTTCATCCGCTTGGCACAATATACTAGGACTGCATGATAAAATTAAACCATTATTCTAAGCATCTCGTTTCGGTTTGCGATACGATCTTGTACAATAAAATGCTATAATGCTATCTCAGCTTGGCAACAATGTTTCAATGCACATATTTACAATCGCACACTGGCAAAGCGTTAACGTAAGCGCGGTAGAATACGGTACAACTTTACTATCCTGTTAAAGCGTTTTTGAGCAAATCGGACCACTTCGATCGAAGTAAAGTTCATCATTTCGTCGAAATTTACCATAGCAGTGCAATAATGCTGTtcacatatgtgtgtgtgtgtgtctgtgagtgtgtgtagcTAAATTAACACCACATTTCACCACCTACCCGAGCGAGCGTGTTGTATAATGTGAGCAATTTGTGGCATAATGTTTAGACGATTCACCTGTAACCGCGGTACACCGCTCTCGAAACGATTATTTCCAATTAGCTTTCGGGGCCCGCGTGAGCGGCCGATTAGCAGCCGGTTAGTGGCCCGATAAGAGCGAGTGGGGCAATAAGTAAGACGCTGTAAAATGGGGATTGAGCTTTAGAACAGTTTCACGCCGGGCAGTGGCTCTGCTTTTGCTCgcccaacacacaaacacatacagtttAATACTCAGTGCGCTCGGTGGAGCGGAATGGCAACACGACACCCCTCTCGCTTCCGACCGAGCGACCGagagttttgtttattttgttcgaCAGTAGCGAGGCTTGTTTTGGAACGTGGAGAGACGCACGTTTGCATTTAAAATCTAATGAAAGGTATTCATTTACAATATGACATTAGAAAAAATGGGAGGCGAAGCCGAAAGCTGGAGCCCCACGGTGGCCCATTGGGCGTCATTTGTTTGGGAAAGAGGCGAATAGAATTGAATGCCACGGAAAATCGACGGGGGGCGTCACGGCcgttgtttcatttcattttcgtgTCGGCGTGCGGCGTTTCCgagtttgttatttgttacattttaataTAGCAGATCCGCCACGGACTCTTGAACAGCTCTAGCTAGATTTATTCGTTGGTTTCAGTTGTAAGCTTCGTTACCTTCTTAACATTACCTACAATTAAGTTCACATTTTGCATTATCTAAGCCGATCGAAGCCCGTAGACCAGTGCCGTGGCTCCGATCGTTGAATATTTACACTCTCCCCTGCGGCGCCCGCCGCGTCTTTAGACGTGCAGGATCTCAACCATAACCTCGTTCTCCACCAGTGCGTCCTTCTCTAGCCGGCCGGGGTCGGCGGGGCTGCCCGGGCGCCACTTGACCAGAATCACGATcgtcagcagcaccagcaggaacagcagcaTGGCGACGAACAGGGCCAGGATGGCGATCTCGCCGTTGCTTTCGCGCGCGATCGGCCAGGGATGCAGCTGGCTCGGCGAGTGCCTCCGGTGGTACGAGTCGCCCTCCTCGAACGAGTCCAGCTCCCGTGCCAGCGCCTCGTCATCATCGCCCTCGGCGACCTCGCCCAGCAGCCGGACCGTGGTGGTCTGCGCCTGCGACGGCTTCCGGGTGCCGGTCTCGAGCAGTACCGCGCCCGAGGTGCTCAGCACGAGCGGTGCCGAGCGGATCAGTGCGCTCGAACGCTGTGGGCGAAAGGATCGTCGCGTTGAGCGAAGCGAAGGAACGGTCGAACAGGGACGGCTTACCTTGCTGCGGCAGGTAACCTGCACGCGATAGTTGGTGTCCGACCAGAGGGAAAGCTGCACGCTGGGGGACTCGGTCAGCAGGTTGCCCATCAGTCCACCGCCGGACACTTCCCACGTCACGAGACATTGGCTAGCGCCGGGCACCTCGAAGTTGGTGCCGTTGCACACGTCCGGCAGCGTTGCCGTCCAGCTGACGTCGGCCGTGACCAGTGACTCGTTGCGCACCATCCGCTGGACGGTGAGCTGGAGCTGGCAGCGGGGCAGAGCAGACCGTCGCGAACCCGGTGTTGGCTGCAGCGCTCCTGCACTCGTACAGCTGATCCAgcactgcaaaaaaaacgaaaaaaaaatacgtgaAAGATAACCCAAAgactaaaacaaaacctcaGAGTTAAAGGAAGATTGCAATTTACACTAAATATAAGTCAATATTCTTAATACTGTATCAACCAAGCGGAAAGCCATCTCCAACAAAGTTGAATCTGTTCACCGTGCCGCCGACAGGGTAAGGTAAGCTGATGCAATCATTACAAAATTCCCCTCGCCTCATCTACTCCTTGAAGTGCTGGAAATGTCTGCTGGACTCATCGATCGTGCATCGAAGGGAAGGTAAAGCTAGCTGGAAAGCTTCTTCAACACCATcctaacaattttttttttgatcgTCTGCTGGTCATGATGTTGGTGTGTGCAGCTTCTTCCAAGATGTTAAAGCTTATTGtgcgaaaaaaaatgcatcccCGACAAGTTCCTGGAGCCCCGGCAGACCCCGTCGGATTGGAGCAATTTATGTGACCATTGTTTCAGATAAAGAGTCATCCTCATTATCATGGAGCTCACCCTTTATTACTGTTATTATCGtaatcattatcatcatcatcatcatcatcatcgacatCAACATCAAACATCATCGCTGCTGTTATGATCGGGGCCAtcaagggggggggaggtggtgGTTGATTGTTTACAGAGCGGGGCAGAATCGATGTTTCGGGCGGGCTTCGCGCCGTTCACGTTCGCGATACAGGTTTGATTGCAGCCCGCTTCGGGGTGGAACAATTGAACCTTTCAGCGAGCGTCGCCTGTCGCCTTATTAGTTTTGCTGTTGCAGCCCCTGCCCGGGTTCTTTCCAACTGGATCATGACGAAtcgaatttttttgtttagcttttgTTCGACACAATGGCTAAAAGGACACAGCACTGACACGAAACGTCCAAATGTTTTGAGATCGTAAACAGTGCCAGTTGATcgcgaacaaaaaaaggttcgtcgcttgagtGGAGGTTAaatcttttgttttaaaatttcatttcgctCTAGCTGTTGAAGTACATCCTTGAGGGATGCAACAATAATCACCGAACCACATCACTATCCAGCGAAAACACACTTTGCAGTGCATGATcgtattgagtttttttttgggcgtTTATTTGCGCTTCTTTCTCGTCTACCATTTGGTCACTGGATTACCGAGGCTTCTCGTGACCTTAATCCTTGTACCAGTGGGTACATTCCCGTCGCTTCCTACCTAATCCATCGAATTGCAGAGTGCTGTTCCCACTCCCCGCTGTCTGATTGCTGTCGGCCGCTGTGCTGATCGACTTCATCAAACCGTTCACCGAGCGGAGCTATTGCGAAGAGTGGCTGTATCCATTCAGGGCCCAAGAGGATCGCAAAACCGAACTCA from Anopheles coluzzii chromosome X, AcolN3, whole genome shotgun sequence includes:
- the LOC120954682 gene encoding transmembrane protein fend-like gives rise to the protein MAPVRDTRWAGRLFALTLLAVTLAAVGGRAVAASSLPADSYRLTGSSAATAPTKETVSASTSSTSTDDATINRCRAACLAKHSVPDMACSQTRACSTCWISCTSAGALQPTPGSRRSALPRCQLQLTVQRMVRNESLVTADVSWTATLPDVCNGTNFEVPGASQCLVTWEVSGGGLMGNLLTESPSVQLSLWSDTNYRVQVTCRSKRSSALIRSAPLVLSTSGAVLLETGTRKPSQAQTTTVRLLGEVAEGDDDEALARELDSFEEGDSYHRRHSPSQLHPWPIARESNGEIAILALFVAMLLFLLVLLTIVILVKWRPGSPADPGRLEKDALVENEVMVEILHV